The following are encoded in a window of Fischerella sp. PCC 9605 genomic DNA:
- the purH gene encoding bifunctional phosphoribosylaminoimidazolecarboxamide formyltransferase/IMP cyclohydrolase: MARLALMSVSNKTGLIDLARSLVEEFDFELISSGGTAQALKDAGLPVKKVADYTGSPEILGGRVKTLHPRIHGGILARQDIPQDMTDLENNQIRPIDLVVVNLYPFEETIAKEGVTLTEAIEQIDIGGPAMLRAASKNFAHVTILCEPVQYDEYLQELRQHGGETSREFRQKCALKGFLHTSSYDRTIASYLGTQQPEALPQQYTLSGNQLQSLRYGENPHQSAAWYRTSTTPTGWAAAIKLQGKELSYNNLVDLEAARRIIAEFTDRPAATIIKHTNPCGTAVGNAIAEAYQKAFKADPVSAFGGIVALNCPIDAATATELTKTFLECVVAPECEEEAKAILAAKSKVRVLVLPDLSSGPKDTIKAIAGGFLVQAADDIVADTSQWQVVTERQPTVNELEELLFAWKVCKHVKSNAIVVSSDRTTLGVGAGQMNRVGSVKIALEQAGEKAKGAILASDGFFPFDDSVKTAAAAGITAIVQPGGSLRDQDSIKAANELGLVMVFTGVRHFLH; this comes from the coding sequence ATGGCGCGTTTGGCACTGATGAGTGTATCTAATAAAACTGGATTGATTGACCTTGCCCGTAGCTTAGTTGAAGAATTTGATTTTGAATTAATCAGTAGTGGCGGCACTGCCCAAGCCTTGAAAGATGCGGGATTACCAGTTAAAAAAGTTGCTGATTATACAGGTTCGCCGGAAATATTAGGTGGTCGTGTTAAAACCCTACATCCCCGGATTCACGGTGGTATTTTAGCGCGACAAGACATACCGCAAGATATGACAGATTTGGAAAACAACCAAATTCGTCCCATTGATTTAGTTGTGGTGAATCTCTACCCCTTTGAAGAAACCATTGCCAAAGAGGGAGTTACCTTAACTGAGGCAATTGAGCAGATTGATATCGGTGGCCCTGCTATGCTAAGGGCAGCATCAAAAAACTTTGCCCATGTCACGATATTGTGCGAACCCGTGCAGTATGACGAGTATTTGCAGGAATTACGCCAACATGGAGGCGAAACTTCGCGAGAATTTCGGCAAAAGTGCGCGTTAAAAGGATTTTTGCATACTTCTAGTTATGACCGCACGATCGCATCTTATTTAGGGACACAACAGCCAGAAGCTCTACCACAACAATACACTCTTTCTGGCAACCAACTGCAATCCTTGCGTTATGGTGAAAATCCCCACCAAAGCGCTGCTTGGTATCGAACTAGTACAACCCCAACAGGATGGGCTGCTGCCATCAAGCTGCAAGGAAAGGAACTTAGTTACAATAATTTAGTTGATTTAGAAGCAGCACGCCGAATTATTGCAGAATTCACCGATCGCCCAGCTGCAACAATTATTAAACATACTAACCCCTGCGGCACAGCTGTGGGAAATGCGATCGCCGAAGCTTACCAAAAAGCTTTTAAGGCCGATCCTGTTTCTGCCTTTGGTGGTATTGTCGCCCTCAATTGTCCCATAGACGCCGCTACAGCTACTGAGTTAACAAAAACATTTTTAGAATGCGTAGTTGCACCAGAATGTGAAGAGGAAGCAAAAGCGATTCTCGCTGCTAAGTCAAAAGTACGCGTATTGGTTTTACCTGATTTAAGCAGTGGACCCAAAGATACAATCAAGGCGATCGCAGGTGGTTTTCTTGTTCAAGCGGCAGATGACATTGTCGCCGATACCAGTCAATGGCAAGTCGTGACTGAACGTCAACCCACAGTGAATGAATTAGAAGAATTATTGTTTGCGTGGAAAGTATGCAAGCATGTTAAATCAAATGCCATAGTTGTGAGTAGCGATCGCACAACTTTGGGTGTGGGTGCAGGACAAATGAATCGCGTTGGTTCGGTGAAAATAGCCCTAGAACAAGCTGGAGAAAAAGCCAAAGGAGCAATACTCGCCAGTGATGGATTTTTCCCCTTCGATGATTCTGTCAAAACAGCAGCCGCCGCAGGAATTACTGCGATCGTGCAACCGGGTGGAAGTTTGCGAGATCAAGATTCTATCAAAGCTGCTAACGAACTAGGTTTGGTAATGGTCTTTACCGGCGTACGTCACTTTTTGCATTAG
- a CDS encoding alpha/beta hydrolase: protein MTNALEFIQVAPKTGQAPQGLIVALHGWGANAEDLASLAPFLDLPDYQFLFPNAPFPHPYSPTGRAWYDLSMENMYEGLTESRQLLIDWLQTLESSTGVPLSRTFLSGFSQGGAMTLDVGLKLPLAGLVVMSGYLHPGAVTDVETQNATSLPPVLIMHGRYDQVVPLQAAVQAKATLESLGIAAQYYEFDMGHEIRLQMLELIRNFVVNAR from the coding sequence ATGACTAATGCTTTAGAATTCATTCAGGTTGCCCCAAAAACAGGGCAAGCACCCCAAGGGTTAATTGTCGCTTTGCATGGTTGGGGTGCAAATGCCGAAGATTTAGCATCTTTGGCTCCTTTTTTAGACTTGCCTGATTATCAGTTTCTGTTTCCCAATGCACCTTTTCCTCATCCTTATTCCCCTACGGGGAGGGCATGGTATGACTTGAGTATGGAAAATATGTATGAAGGATTAACAGAAAGTCGGCAATTGCTAATAGATTGGTTGCAAACTTTAGAAAGCAGCACTGGCGTACCACTGTCGCGGACATTTCTGAGTGGCTTTTCTCAAGGAGGGGCGATGACTTTGGATGTAGGATTAAAGTTACCTCTCGCAGGTTTGGTTGTGATGAGTGGTTATTTACATCCGGGTGCAGTAACAGATGTAGAGACACAAAATGCAACGTCTCTACCTCCGGTTTTAATCATGCATGGCAGATACGATCAAGTTGTGCCACTACAAGCAGCAGTACAGGCAAAAGCAACTTTAGAGTCACTAGGAATTGCAGCACAGTACTATGAATTTGACATGGGTCATGAAATTCGACTGCAAATGCTAGAGTTGATTCGGAATTTCGTGGTAAATGCTAGATAA
- the isiD gene encoding protein IsiD, giving the protein MKTLSISKKEIATMTPQDVEDLATRLEQDNYSNAFEGLNDWHILRAIAFQRPELVEPYIHLLDLEPYDEA; this is encoded by the coding sequence ATGAAAACTTTAAGCATTTCTAAAAAAGAAATTGCTACCATGACTCCACAAGATGTGGAAGATTTAGCGACACGTTTGGAGCAGGATAATTACAGCAATGCTTTTGAAGGATTGAACGATTGGCACATACTACGTGCGATCGCGTTTCAGCGTCCAGAGTTAGTTGAACCATATATCCATCTTTTAGATTTAGAACCCTACGACGAAGCGTAA
- the coaBC gene encoding bifunctional phosphopantothenoylcysteine decarboxylase/phosphopantothenate--cysteine ligase CoaBC, whose protein sequence is MFNPKLKRVLIGVGGGIAAYKVCEVVSTLFKNGVEVRTILTNSAQKFVTPLTFATLSRYPAYTDENFWQPNYSRPLHIELGEWADIFVIAPLTANTLAKLAYGMADNLLTNTVLASTCPVLLAPAMNTDMWEQQAVQHNWQSLLINNRFHGIPTASGLLACDRVGAGRMAEPTEILAYIQSLLHTAGRLDLAGKRVLISGGGTREHFDPVRFIGNPSTGKMGLALAQAALHRGARVTLVHGPANWDVPLGMEAFSVVSAQQMHQAMLRHLPDADVIVMSAAVADVKPQEYNSEKLPKRSLPEALALEPVPDIVTELAERKQPHQLLIGFAAQTGDIVTPALEKLYRKQLDAIVANPVDQVDSGFGSDNNQAVLLDKQGRRIEIPPCSKLQLAHYLFDFVTA, encoded by the coding sequence ATGTTTAATCCAAAATTAAAAAGGGTTCTTATTGGTGTTGGCGGTGGTATTGCCGCCTATAAAGTTTGTGAAGTTGTTTCTACACTTTTTAAAAATGGTGTAGAAGTGCGAACAATTCTTACTAATTCCGCACAAAAATTTGTCACGCCTCTAACTTTTGCGACTCTATCTCGCTATCCTGCCTATACAGATGAAAATTTTTGGCAGCCAAATTACTCTCGTCCATTACATATAGAATTGGGTGAATGGGCAGATATTTTTGTAATTGCCCCTTTGACAGCTAATACATTAGCAAAATTAGCCTATGGTATGGCTGACAATTTGCTCACAAACACCGTACTAGCTTCCACTTGTCCTGTACTGTTAGCACCAGCAATGAATACTGATATGTGGGAACAACAGGCAGTGCAGCACAATTGGCAAAGTTTATTGATAAATAACCGATTTCATGGCATTCCAACAGCATCGGGATTATTGGCGTGCGATCGCGTCGGTGCTGGAAGGATGGCAGAACCCACAGAAATTTTGGCTTACATTCAATCGCTGTTACACACCGCAGGCAGACTAGATTTGGCAGGAAAGCGAGTGTTAATCAGTGGCGGGGGAACGCGAGAACATTTTGATCCAGTTAGATTTATTGGTAATCCTTCCACGGGGAAAATGGGTTTAGCTTTAGCACAAGCAGCACTACATCGAGGTGCAAGGGTAACGTTGGTACACGGGCCAGCAAATTGGGATGTACCTTTAGGTATGGAAGCTTTTTCCGTTGTTAGTGCCCAACAGATGCACCAAGCGATGTTGCGACATTTACCTGATGCAGATGTGATCGTAATGTCAGCTGCCGTAGCAGATGTGAAACCACAGGAGTATAATTCAGAGAAATTACCGAAGCGATCGCTTCCAGAAGCTTTAGCCTTAGAACCTGTACCGGATATTGTTACAGAACTGGCAGAGCGCAAGCAACCCCATCAGTTGTTAATTGGGTTTGCTGCACAGACAGGAGATATAGTAACCCCAGCGTTAGAGAAACTGTACAGAAAACAATTAGACGCTATTGTTGCTAACCCAGTAGATCAAGTTGATAGCGGTTTTGGTAGTGATAACAATCAAGCGGTACTTTTAGATAAACAAGGGCGTCGGATAGAGATTCCACCTTGTAGTAAACTACAACTCGCTCATTATTTGTTCGATTTTGTTACTGCTTAG
- a CDS encoding glycine-rich domain-containing protein: MNTQQLELYQRIQQFCLDRIDAKLSFSKRLARDNNWTIEYAQRVIDEYKKFAFLAIVAGHLVTPSEQVDQVWHLHLIYTQSYWEDFCSQTLQKPLHHNPTKGGQQERSKFNDWYGKTLESYEHFFQQLPPPDIWSPPHIRFGRDIHFVRINTQHNWIIPKPDFSFLIEFRFTQAAVWMLSLLVSLSIITSDVPALASFPNPINRSLSEFFNFYLLVGCIGLLFIGILGLLLQRFKNDSRTALVLFAILTFVLFSLGTINLATGILNLPAKDFIGFYILSAIASFLFDFAILGWKQTKPLTRPSGMRGLDNTPSWEEFLQGNKVFLQESIATWLTMLSIFCLYSLGIARIIIGLSRHKPISYLVVLCLCVGVYLLWLLSRENDNSNSLIKTLIYVTVLLSGIVLLFLGLRILIWLIFALIFFVGRFSSTGGGYTGGGGSNLGGDGGDGCDGGGDGGGCGGCGGCGD, encoded by the coding sequence ATGAATACTCAGCAATTGGAACTCTATCAGCGTATTCAGCAGTTCTGCTTAGATCGCATTGATGCAAAATTATCTTTCAGTAAACGCCTTGCCAGGGATAATAATTGGACAATTGAATATGCTCAAAGAGTGATTGATGAATACAAGAAATTTGCATTTTTAGCTATTGTTGCTGGTCATCTAGTTACCCCTTCGGAGCAAGTCGATCAAGTCTGGCACTTACACCTTATTTATACCCAATCCTATTGGGAAGATTTCTGTTCTCAAACTCTTCAAAAGCCTTTACATCACAATCCTACAAAAGGCGGACAACAGGAAAGGTCTAAGTTTAATGACTGGTACGGTAAAACATTGGAAAGTTATGAACATTTTTTCCAACAGCTACCACCACCTGATATTTGGTCTCCCCCTCATATCCGTTTTGGTAGAGATATTCATTTTGTTCGCATCAATACACAGCACAATTGGATAATCCCAAAGCCGGATTTTAGTTTTTTAATCGAGTTTCGTTTCACTCAGGCTGCTGTCTGGATGCTATCGCTGCTTGTATCCCTGAGTATTATCACTTCGGATGTTCCCGCACTCGCAAGCTTTCCAAATCCAATTAACCGTTCATTATCTGAGTTTTTCAATTTTTACCTGTTAGTTGGATGTATTGGGCTTTTGTTTATAGGTATTCTCGGCTTATTATTACAACGATTCAAAAACGATTCTCGGACTGCTTTGGTATTATTTGCCATCCTAACGTTTGTTTTATTTAGTTTAGGGACGATTAATCTCGCCACAGGAATCTTGAATCTACCAGCAAAGGACTTTATCGGGTTCTATATTCTATCTGCGATCGCCAGTTTTCTATTTGATTTTGCTATCCTTGGTTGGAAACAGACTAAACCTTTGACTCGCCCTTCTGGAATGAGAGGGCTAGACAATACACCATCTTGGGAAGAATTTTTGCAAGGAAATAAAGTATTTTTGCAAGAAAGCATTGCAACCTGGTTAACAATGCTCTCGATTTTTTGCCTATACTCTCTAGGAATTGCCAGGATTATCATCGGACTTTCTCGACACAAACCAATTAGTTATCTTGTGGTCTTATGCCTGTGTGTGGGTGTATATCTTCTATGGCTTTTAAGTCGTGAGAATGATAATTCTAACTCTTTGATCAAAACATTGATCTATGTAACTGTCTTACTCTCAGGTATAGTTTTGCTCTTCCTGGGATTGCGGATTCTAATTTGGTTAATCTTCGCCCTGATATTTTTTGTAGGTAGATTCTCCTCAACAGGAGGAGGTTATACAGGTGGAGGTGGTTCAAATCTAGGTGGTGACGGAGGCGATGGCTGTGACGGAGGAGGTGATGGAGGTGGTTGTGGTGGTTGTGGTGGCTGTGGTGATTAA
- a CDS encoding glycine-rich domain-containing protein has protein sequence MNTKKMTSTEADLYKRICDFELDSPSAIFPFSDKLAWEYQWTGIYTYRVIQEYKKFVFIAMIADHVVSPSTPVDRVWHLHLLYTHSYWDEFCGQILNKALHHSPSLGGKQEGLKYRYYYLQTLEIYQKYFGTPPPDIWHSPQLRSEKISYQWLDRHQFWIIPKLKIQIQNLQKVNSALVSKTVVTLVQEVVDFEAIRNRILLELKLGRQASGYKTVQKVLNRLIAELKRIAESL, from the coding sequence ATGAATACAAAAAAAATGACCTCTACAGAAGCAGATTTGTACAAACGGATTTGCGACTTTGAATTAGATTCGCCTTCGGCTATTTTCCCTTTTTCTGATAAATTAGCTTGGGAATATCAATGGACGGGGATATACACCTATAGAGTGATTCAAGAATACAAAAAATTTGTGTTTATAGCGATGATTGCTGACCATGTTGTCTCGCCATCTACTCCCGTCGATCGCGTCTGGCATTTGCACTTACTTTATACCCACTCTTATTGGGATGAATTTTGTGGCCAAATTCTCAACAAAGCTCTCCATCATTCTCCTAGCTTAGGCGGAAAACAAGAAGGTTTAAAATATCGCTACTATTATCTACAAACTCTAGAAATCTATCAGAAATATTTCGGTACACCACCACCAGATATCTGGCATTCTCCCCAACTTAGAAGCGAAAAAATCTCATATCAATGGCTTGATCGCCATCAATTTTGGATTATTCCCAAGCTTAAAATCCAAATACAGAATCTCCAAAAAGTAAATTCGGCACTAGTGTCGAAGACTGTCGTCACCCTTGTCCAAGAAGTAGTAGACTTTGAGGCGATACGCAATAGAATTTTATTGGAATTGAAGTTGGGGCGACAAGCTTCAGGATATAAAACAGTTCAAAAAGTCCTTAATCGATTGATTGCAGAACTAAAACGAATAGCTGAAAGCCTTTGA
- a CDS encoding serine/threonine protein kinase: MQNNDTYHIILINRYRIERELSHKAGRKTFLAQDTYSQDLVIIKILQFDSFFQWDNLKLFEREANTLKNLDHPAIPKYLNYFEVDEENIQGFALVQTYIDAPSLESTMQEGRKFSGVELIELAEKLLEILAYLHEQIPPVIHRDIKPSNILISNRSGHSIGDVYLVDFGSVQTVASKDNGTITIVGSYGYIPLEQFSGQTTTASDLYSLGMTLIYLITGVHPAELTQVNGRVKFSNNDLSNQFSRWLEKITYPYPDQRFESAKLAKTALTSKDGTSGDYLHLRPANSQVKLYRDRHKLEIVYEENYPLNIPGCLGCSSIFLLIIFSPVFLPLFMNYWILLLFFTGFLLSVFYLLRKASYQMKDKYYRVISIERDREIKVGSYYGKPSNIEWSERYSFFKNINLLVYNPGYTFDKYFDETGKEIRRGEVKVNPNLSIHAGHIEYPIGNQKLSPAELWWLGKELSDFFGLELQVIYPTPKVLPEQTCGGC, translated from the coding sequence ATGCAGAATAACGATACATATCACATTATCTTGATTAATCGCTATCGAATTGAGCGAGAATTGAGTCATAAAGCTGGACGCAAAACATTTTTAGCACAAGATACTTATTCTCAAGATTTAGTCATCATCAAGATTTTACAATTCGATAGTTTTTTCCAGTGGGACAATCTTAAGTTATTTGAACGAGAAGCCAACACGCTAAAAAATCTCGACCATCCCGCTATTCCTAAATACCTAAATTATTTTGAAGTTGACGAGGAGAATATTCAAGGCTTTGCCCTAGTTCAAACTTATATTGATGCTCCGTCTCTAGAAAGTACGATGCAAGAGGGGCGTAAATTTTCTGGAGTAGAGTTAATCGAATTAGCCGAAAAACTGTTGGAAATTTTAGCCTATCTCCACGAGCAAATTCCTCCAGTAATTCATCGCGATATTAAACCCAGTAATATTCTAATTTCTAATCGTTCTGGTCATAGTATTGGCGATGTCTATTTAGTGGACTTTGGTTCAGTACAAACAGTAGCAAGTAAAGATAATGGGACGATTACTATCGTCGGTAGTTATGGTTATATTCCCTTGGAGCAATTTAGTGGACAAACAACTACAGCTTCAGATTTATATAGTTTGGGAATGACTTTAATTTATCTGATTACAGGAGTACATCCTGCTGAACTTACCCAAGTTAATGGAAGGGTTAAATTCAGTAATAATGACCTTAGTAACCAGTTTTCTAGATGGCTAGAAAAAATAACTTATCCCTATCCAGATCAACGGTTTGAGTCAGCTAAATTAGCTAAAACTGCTCTTACCTCAAAAGATGGAACCTCGGGCGATTATCTTCATCTTCGACCTGCTAATAGTCAAGTAAAACTCTACCGCGATCGCCATAAATTAGAAATAGTATACGAAGAAAATTATCCCCTTAATATTCCTGGCTGTCTGGGTTGCTCATCTATTTTTTTATTAATTATATTTAGTCCTGTTTTCTTGCCGTTATTTATGAATTATTGGATATTATTGCTTTTTTTTACTGGATTTTTATTGTCAGTGTTTTATTTACTTCGGAAGGCTTCCTATCAGATGAAAGATAAGTATTATCGAGTGATATCTATTGAACGAGATAGAGAAATTAAAGTAGGTAGCTATTATGGTAAACCAAGCAATATAGAATGGAGCGAACGCTATTCTTTTTTTAAAAACATAAATCTTTTAGTCTATAATCCTGGCTACACTTTCGATAAATATTTTGATGAAACTGGAAAGGAAATAAGAAGAGGTGAAGTAAAAGTTAATCCTAATTTATCAATCCATGCAGGTCATATTGAATATCCTATTGGCAATCAGAAACTATCCCCAGCAGAGTTGTGGTGGTTAGGTAAAGAATTAAGTGATTTTTTTGGTTTAGAACTACAAGTAATTTATCCGACACCGAAAGTACTACCCGAACAAACTTGTGGAGGATGTTAA
- a CDS encoding IS1-like element transposase, with protein sequence MEVKPKIVEMTQGDSGVRDIARVLNVSSSTVIAKLISLT encoded by the coding sequence ATAGAAGTAAAACCAAAAATTGTAGAGATGACTCAGGGCGACAGTGGAGTAAGAGATATCGCTCGTGTATTAAATGTCAGCTCTTCAACAGTGATTGCCAAACTTATTTCTCTCACTTAA
- a CDS encoding ABC transporter substrate-binding protein has protein sequence MSKLVIFRIEAGNFEQGFPVNLEIRDTGKLCVPEVTGFLVGAPNVPARYTEWQQAYYAWGEDANCRWWGRSNSVNNQVNPENSLRQIQVPPQTNSNYSSGNSGDQAKTAALNLEKDFNDWLDHSSLEDIKETLLHTVRSDETVRFIVQTNNLELQKLPWKLWRLLGKWYGDSEVALSTRKAPEKGSLRLPVKILVILGNDENIDIKTDWNILQKRLSTAKLTLLKKPRSEEVREQLKNIHWDVVFFAGHSSTEPGGTDARIWINEQEYLSPQQLKTALRTAVKHGLKLAIFNSCDGLGLARQLENLQIPHIIVMREPIHDEVAQKFLDYFLTSFAEGASLHEAVGEARDQLRLIENQSPNASWLPVIFQNPEESPLLYPRKELLSELVENSSTNSKTKQKIKKYTWWGIGAIALITLAFVIYKIIDLSKDSTLAPGISLGEEILSQNSTPEKQAGVKAFKDKNYSVAITNFKASLQKNPNDPEARIYLNNAKVANNKETIKIAVSVPFGGNQTIAEEILRGVAEVQDEINRDIGINGKSLQVVIANDNNDSTRAEEVARKFVKDTTLQAVVGHNSSNASIAAAPIYKQGKLVMVSPTSFANNLQESSYIFRMVPQITFFAAQLSNGLGRAISNPKVAVCVDTDVSPDQEDFRTQFKYVVSAYKGHNIELSCDLSESNFNPNTIVEVIRKNNVNSLMIAPYVNNLPKAIGIFKALQENQSPMKLFGSPTLYTEQTIKLGGRSVEGLTLSVPYYPDEREKNSFRELWKTELNTWRSPLAKDATKAIVTGLEQLLKQPQPNRQELDNILRNPNFKVKGVTGEFNFDKNVGERKFMFQPKRTDALIQIQSGKFVKIE, from the coding sequence ATGAGCAAGCTAGTTATCTTTAGGATTGAGGCAGGTAATTTTGAGCAAGGTTTTCCCGTTAACCTAGAAATTCGGGATACGGGTAAACTCTGTGTTCCAGAAGTCACCGGGTTTCTTGTCGGGGCACCAAATGTTCCAGCCCGCTACACCGAATGGCAACAAGCTTACTATGCTTGGGGTGAAGATGCAAATTGCCGTTGGTGGGGTAGGAGCAACTCTGTAAATAATCAAGTCAATCCGGAAAATAGCTTACGCCAGATTCAGGTTCCACCGCAAACCAATTCAAACTACTCTAGTGGAAACAGCGGAGATCAGGCAAAAACTGCTGCTCTTAATTTAGAAAAAGATTTCAATGATTGGTTAGACCATTCCTCATTAGAGGATATCAAAGAGACATTATTACATACGGTGAGAAGTGATGAGACTGTAAGATTCATCGTGCAGACTAACAACCTAGAATTACAGAAGCTACCTTGGAAACTATGGCGTTTACTAGGAAAATGGTATGGCGATTCTGAAGTTGCTTTAAGCACTAGAAAAGCACCCGAAAAAGGCTCGCTGAGGCTACCTGTGAAAATTCTCGTGATTTTGGGAAACGATGAGAATATTGATATTAAAACCGATTGGAATATTCTTCAGAAAAGGTTATCTACAGCGAAATTAACCCTACTAAAAAAGCCTCGTTCAGAAGAAGTCAGAGAACAACTTAAAAATATACATTGGGATGTAGTCTTTTTTGCAGGACATAGTTCCACTGAACCAGGAGGAACTGATGCCCGAATTTGGATTAATGAGCAAGAATATTTATCACCCCAGCAGCTAAAGACTGCTTTAAGAACAGCTGTAAAACATGGATTAAAACTGGCGATTTTTAACTCCTGTGATGGATTAGGTTTAGCACGACAATTGGAAAATTTGCAGATTCCTCATATTATCGTGATGCGAGAGCCAATCCATGATGAAGTGGCGCAAAAGTTTTTAGATTATTTTCTCACGAGCTTTGCTGAAGGTGCTTCTTTACATGAAGCTGTGGGCGAAGCTCGCGATCAGTTAAGGTTAATAGAAAATCAGTCTCCTAATGCGTCTTGGTTACCCGTAATTTTTCAAAATCCCGAAGAATCACCACTATTATATCCACGAAAAGAATTGTTATCGGAATTAGTAGAAAATTCATCGACAAATTCAAAAACAAAACAGAAAATCAAGAAATATACTTGGTGGGGTATAGGTGCGATCGCGCTAATCACTCTTGCTTTTGTAATCTATAAAATTATCGATTTGAGTAAAGATTCTACCCTGGCACCAGGAATTAGCTTAGGGGAAGAAATTTTGAGCCAAAATAGCACCCCTGAGAAACAAGCAGGCGTGAAAGCTTTTAAGGATAAAAACTACTCAGTTGCCATTACAAACTTTAAAGCATCTCTTCAAAAAAATCCTAACGATCCAGAGGCACGCATTTATTTAAATAATGCCAAAGTAGCTAATAACAAAGAAACAATTAAAATTGCCGTCAGCGTACCCTTTGGCGGGAATCAAACCATAGCAGAAGAGATTTTGCGTGGTGTTGCGGAAGTTCAAGACGAGATTAATCGTGACATTGGGATTAATGGCAAGTCGTTACAGGTGGTAATTGCTAATGATAATAACGACAGTACGCGAGCTGAAGAAGTTGCTCGTAAGTTTGTCAAAGATACCACTCTTCAGGCAGTTGTCGGACATAATTCGAGTAATGCCTCTATTGCAGCTGCCCCAATTTATAAGCAAGGGAAGTTAGTCATGGTTTCCCCAACAAGCTTTGCTAACAACTTGCAAGAATCATCGTATATTTTTCGCATGGTTCCCCAAATTACTTTTTTCGCCGCACAATTATCTAACGGTCTTGGTAGAGCAATTTCTAACCCCAAAGTTGCTGTTTGTGTAGATACAGATGTGTCCCCCGATCAGGAAGATTTTAGAACACAATTTAAGTACGTTGTTTCAGCATATAAAGGACATAATATCGAGCTATCCTGTGACCTTTCTGAGTCAAATTTCAATCCTAATACTATCGTTGAGGTAATTAGAAAAAATAATGTGAACAGCTTGATGATCGCACCCTATGTCAATAACTTGCCAAAGGCGATAGGAATATTCAAGGCGTTGCAAGAAAATCAGTCACCGATGAAGCTGTTTGGCAGTCCAACGTTGTATACCGAACAAACGATTAAGTTAGGAGGAAGATCTGTAGAAGGTTTAACATTATCAGTTCCCTACTACCCTGATGAGAGAGAAAAGAATTCGTTTCGGGAACTTTGGAAGACAGAACTAAACACTTGGCGAAGTCCGTTGGCTAAAGATGCAACAAAAGCGATTGTAACAGGTTTAGAACAACTACTGAAACAACCACAGCCTAATCGTCAGGAATTAGACAATATCCTCAGAAATCCGAATTTTAAGGTTAAGGGTGTGACTGGAGAATTTAACTTCGATAAAAACGTAGGCGAACGCAAATTCATGTTTCAGCCAAAGCGTACTGACGCTTTAATCCAAATTCAATCCGGTAAATTTGTAAAAATTGAATAG